From Acidimicrobiales bacterium, a single genomic window includes:
- a CDS encoding crosslink repair DNA glycosylase YcaQ family protein: MERVTWAQVVAWRMRQQWVDPLGDVTAVDVVRRLCGLQAQVPSAANLGVAVRQRKPDPNGLHEALSDRKLVRTWAMRGTLHALMPDEAGAFLSLVGAARQWEKGAWVKTFGVKPDEMVDLTAAVGEILHGRTLTRDELVEEVGQRLRRPDLEAELRSGWGAVLKPIAWQGQLCHGPSQGNRVTFTHPATWLPDWAGVPAPEEAARTAVPAYLRAYGPASPETFDAWVTRGISKKARLRSWFTDLGGELATVEVDDQRLYLRADDVDDLAATEPTTADTVRLLPAFDQYVLGPGTNAAEVVPAQHRGDVSRTGGWISPVVVAAGRVVGVWEVKDDAVDVRLFDDAESPPAPKALAAEVERVAQLARRTPDEESG; the protein is encoded by the coding sequence GGGTTGCAGGCGCAGGTGCCGTCGGCGGCCAACCTGGGTGTCGCCGTGCGGCAGAGGAAGCCCGACCCGAACGGCCTGCACGAGGCGCTCAGCGACCGGAAGCTCGTGCGGACCTGGGCCATGCGGGGCACCCTCCACGCTCTCATGCCGGACGAGGCCGGGGCGTTCCTGTCGCTCGTCGGCGCCGCCAGGCAGTGGGAGAAGGGCGCCTGGGTGAAGACCTTCGGCGTGAAACCCGACGAGATGGTGGACCTCACCGCCGCCGTCGGGGAGATCCTCCACGGCCGGACCCTCACCCGCGACGAGCTCGTCGAGGAGGTCGGCCAGCGGCTCCGGCGCCCCGACCTCGAGGCCGAGCTCCGCTCCGGTTGGGGCGCGGTCCTCAAGCCCATCGCCTGGCAGGGCCAGCTGTGCCACGGCCCCAGCCAGGGCAACCGGGTCACCTTCACCCACCCGGCCACCTGGCTGCCCGACTGGGCCGGCGTCCCCGCACCCGAGGAGGCAGCCCGCACCGCCGTTCCCGCCTACCTCCGCGCCTACGGCCCCGCCTCCCCCGAGACCTTCGACGCCTGGGTCACCCGCGGCATCAGCAAGAAGGCCCGGCTCCGCAGCTGGTTCACCGACCTCGGCGGCGAGCTGGCCACCGTCGAGGTGGACGACCAGCGCCTCTACCTGCGGGCCGACGACGTCGACGACCTCGCCGCCACCGAGCCCACCACCGCCGACACCGTGCGGCTGCTCCCCGCCTTCGACCAGTACGTCCTCGGTCCCGGCACCAACGCGGCCGAGGTGGTCCCGGCCCAGCACCGGGGCGACGTCAGCCGCACCGGCGGCTGGATCTCGCCGGTCGTGGTGGCGGCAGGGAGGGTCGTCGGCGTGTGGGAGGTCAAGGACGACGCCGTCGACGTCCGGCTGTTCGACGACGCCGAGTCGCCACCGGCGCCGAAGGCCCTGGCCGCCGAGGTCGAGCGGGTCGCCCAGTTGGCCCGACGCACACCCGACGAGGAGTCAGGCTGA